The genomic stretch CTCCCCTCAGTCATCTACCAGTGAGACCCCCTTCCGACTCACATACGGGGTCGACGCAATCATCCTAGTCAAAATAGGGGAGCCGAGTCCGCGACTACTTCTTGGAGGAGGAAGCAAGGCAGTTGAAAAAGACCTAGTTGACGAAACAAGGCAGATGACTCACTTGACAGACACAGCAATCAAGCAAAGGATAGCCCTAAGATACAATGGCAAAGTGCTCAGAAGAAGCCTCGGGGAAGGTGACCTGGTTTTACGACGTAACAACATAGGACCGCCAACCCCAAGAGAAGGCAAGTTAGCCACAAACCGGGAAGGACCTTACAGGGTAAGAGAAGTCCTTGGCAAGGGTGCATACAAGTTAGAAAAGTTAAATGGAAACGAGGTGCCGAGGACATGGGACATGGCAAATCTCAGAAGATTCTACTCATAGGACGAAGCGACCTAACGGCCTGACGACCACACCACCACTTTAATCCTTTTTTTCTTCGTCTCCGTTTTTCTTAAATTATGAATTACAGTACTCCTTTACTTTAAAGTTTTACATATGTGCACATAATAAACTGTCTCTTTTGCAAGATTTATGCCAAGTGCAACGAAACGGTGAAAACTACGAGCGGTCGACCTAACAGAaacccgggactgatcaccccgggaaccGAAAGGGACCCGAAAATAAAAACTCAAAAGCGACAAGCAACAAATGGTAAATACCATAAAAATGGTAAACCAAAAGGCCACGACGACCCGGATAAGCAAAGCAATAAAATAAGCAAGGCCATGATGGGCCGAGTAAGTAAACACATCATAAAAATGGTATAAATAAAACAAAGCAGCAAAATGTTCATTACAGCCAAAGGTGCCTTAAAAGGCCTAGaagtaaaaaacaaaaagtGCAAAGACAAGAAACAAGGAATACAAAAGCTAAAAAGAGTCCTCCTCCTCAAGACTTGAGAATGTCAACAATCTTCCCGTCCTCAACTGTCTTAAGAGCACCCAATCGAGGTCGAGAGCCAGCACAGCGACCTGAAGCTTAATTCCCTCCTCAGTTAGCTTCACGGCTTCCCGGACCCCCTTGGCAAGctctttattcttcttcttcttcaagacAGCCATTTCCTGATGAGTAGCCTCGACCGAGCCCTCCGCCAACTTCAGCTTTTCCTCAAATTTCTCAACCTTTTTCTTAGCTACAACAGCCTCACCACGAGAGGCATTCAAATCTTTCATCAAGGCAAGGTCCCGATCCACCAGCTTGTTGATCTCCTTGGCATCCTCCTCAGCCTTCTTCTCTTGCTCAGACAACTTCGTCTTCAGAGACTCCTCCCGAGATCTCGAATCTGTCAGGTCTTTTTAGGAGTTCCGAAGCTTTACCTCCATAGCATGATAATTTCCCAAAATAGGCTCCACTTTCTTCGTAATAGTCGCTGCTCGAAGAAGGCTGCGATAGATCCACCTCGCCTGCCCAGAAAGATCGGCATCACAGAAAAACTCGTCGGTGCCAGGGAGCAACTGGGATTCAATAAAACCCCCAGCATCGAAGTTTTTCTCCATAACAGAGAGGGCCTTCCCGAAATCTTGCTTCCTCTTTTTCGGGTTGGCAACAACCTTTAGGTCGTTGTCACCAAACCCCAGATCTTCCTCAGAAAGAACCTCCGCCTCCACACTTGGATTCCCCGAGGCATTCTCAACAGGAGCCTCAACTTTGTCTGACTGACCTTGGTTATCCCCGTCAACCTGACCACTTCCCTCCTCGGCGTCCCCCTGGTCCTGACTCACCGAAGGGGTCGCCGAAGAATCCTCACCACTCTCATCGTCCCCTTGGATGAGGCTCATCAAGTCAGCCAATGTCTTCTTCCCACCAACCATGGAAACTACAAGCAAAAAGACAAAGGTATAAGTGATATAAGAACAAAGTgctaaaaaattcaaaaagtgAAAGACTCACCAACATACGACTGACCGGCATCTCGATCCCCCATAACCATACGAGGGTTAAGGTTTTTTTCACCAAAAATAGCCAAAAGGATGTCGGTGATGTTACGATCTTCTGGGCTCAACCAATCATAtgatatttttatcaaataatcAGACCCTGTTCCGAAGCTCCAATAGGTCAAGATTTGCCTTTCTCCCTCGGCAGTAAGCCAGAAGGGTTGATGACCCTCAATTGGCCTAGCCTTAAAAAATGTGGGCTTAAAACCATGGAAAGAGTCCTCAAAAAGGCCAAAGATCCTACGACCTTGTTAGGCCATGAAGGACATATATCCCTTCTTCACCTTCCCTTGCCGAAAGGGGTTCATGAGAAGGAAAAGGTAGAGAGGAAAACACTCACAGAAGCCGGAAGCTCCAAATACTCGCAAACCATCTCGAAGCATCGAATGGCTGCCCAACTGCTCGGGTACAGTTGCGATGAAGCAACGTCACAACAATTCAATAAACCCATAACAAAGGGGAAAAAAGGCAAACAAACCCCCAAGGTCGTGAACATGGGTTCATAAACCCATAACCAGTCGACAACCCGAGGAGCCGCCAGGTTCTTTTGGCAAACACGCTCCCGGTCAGCAAGAATGTAAACCTGATAAAACACCTCCTCGGGGCCACCCTTACACAAAAGCCCTGCCTGGCGCAAGTTCTGAAGACCCTCCTTCGTGACTTTGGACGGGGTGTCCTTCACATCAGAAGAAACCCAAGCGTAATGATCAACAAAATCGGCCAACGGCCGCTGAGCCAGGTTCAGGAGCACGGGACGTTCAGCCATACATACAGTGGGGCACCACTTAGTCAGAACGGGAGGTCGGGAACTCTATCAGTAAGAAAAACAAACTACGAATCCTTAAATCTCTCCCTACACTAACCCAGAACCCAGGCAAAATCCAAGTAAAACCCAGTGGCACCCCCTCTAAAAGAAGAAGCAACAAGAACAGGGAGAAACCCATGCATGCATTGAGAAAAAGGCACAAAGAAGAACAACAAAAAGGGAAAAAgcaaagcaaaaagaaaaatcgTAAAAATAACGTACCAGGAAAATGCaaaaggattgaaggaaggatCCCAAGAAAAAGCACTGGAACAAGGAAGAAATTTTCACAGCAGCAGTAGCAGGAAAGAAAGCAGAAGCAGTAGCGTCAcgaaagaacaagaagaagaaaaaaggaagaagtaAGTGATATAGGGAGGTTACAAGgcaaaaataaggaaaaagcGTAACCACTGAGGAAGAGCGACAAAAGGCAGGGGCATATTCACCAATTCACCCAAATTTCAAATCAATGGAATGATGACCATTTTATACTCAGCACGGAAGCCAAGAAGGCAGCGTTAGAGACGAGGTGACCACGCGTGAGAAACACGAAACACCATCAACGAGCTCCCGAGAAAAAGAATACTTCCCGTCTCGGTGAGTAAGACAAACACGCCTTGTCACGAGCCCCAAAACCTCGAGGTTGGCGcgttgggggcactgttacggacCGATCAGGGATCCAGCCCAACTAGTCGTCGGGTCGGGGCACCACCCCTGACCCAGGCCCAAACCATTCACGACAACAAGAGTCCGACGGGTCGAGCCCCGACACACGACCCGAGGCATGCCCAACTTGTCATCCGCTCAAGCCAAGTCATCGGTCGGGTCGGCATCCTCGGAGTAGCACCCGAAGCCCCGACCCGACGTTCGGAATGACCTGCACCTCCCACATGGACTAGGACAGCTCATAAAAGCTTTTGGCCAGTGGGCTAGGTCATTTATGGGCCCGCTCAGTATAGTATATAATGGGAGAgattagtgatgagcggataatttatacgccttttggcattatttttaggaagtgttttagtatgatctagttacttttagggatgttttctttagttttcatgataaattcacatttctggactttactatgagtttgtgtgtttttctgtgatttcaggtattttctggctgaaattgagggacttgagcaaaactctgataggaggctgacaaaggactgctgatgttgttggaatctgaccttcctgcactcgaaatgaattttctggagatacataactccaaatggcgctctctcaatggcgttagaaagtagacatccagagctttctagaaatatataatagtccatactttattcgggaattgacgacgtaaactggcgctcaacgccagttccatgctgctgtctggagtaaaacgccagaaacacgtcacacccggagttgaacgcccaaaacacgttacaacttggcgttaaactccaaaagaagcctcagctcatggatagatcaagctcagcccaagcacacaccaagtgggccccggaagtggatttatgcatcaattacttactcatgtaaaccctagtagctagtctagtataaataggataatttactattgtattagacatctttggtctcagttttgttttattcttgaTCTTAAGATactattgatcatgttttggggggctggccattcggccatgcctgaacctttcacttatgtattttcaacggtggagtttctacacaccatagattaagagtgtggagctctgctgtacctcgagtttcaatacaattactactattttctattcaattctctttattcatattctaagatattctttgcacttcaacttgatgaatgtgatgatccgtgacactcatcatcattctcacctatgaacgcgcgtgactgacaaccacttccgttctaccttagaccgggcgcatatctcttggattccttaatcagaatcttcgtggtataagctagaattgatggcggcattcatgggaatccggaaagtctaaccttgtctgtggtattctgagtaggatttcgggattgaatgactgtgacgagcttcaaactcctaaaggctgggcattagtgacagacgcaaaagaattaagggattctattccaacctgattgagaaccgacagatgattatccgtgctgtgacagagcatttggacctttttctctgagaggatgggatgtagccattgacaacggtgattcatacaacatatgaatcacaattctgtgcatcaagtttttggcgccgttgccggggattgttcgagtatggacaactgacggttcatcttgttgctcatattaggtaattttcttttcaaaaaaagttttcaaaaatttttcaaaattttttctctatttttcgtttttccaaaaaaataattttcgaaaaatataataaaaatacaaaaaaatcataaaatcacaaaaatcaaaaaatattttgtgtttcttacttgagtcttgagtcaattttcaagtttggtgtcaattgcatgcttttaaaatttttttctttcatttttcgaaaattcatgcattcatggtgttcttcatgatcttcaagttgttcttgacaagtcttcttgtttgatcttgatgttttcttgttttgtgttgtttgttgtttttcatatgcatttttcgtttgttagagtccatgcattaaagatttctaagtttggtgtcttgcatgtcttctttgcatcaaaaatttttcaaaattatgttcttgatgttcatcatgatcttcaaagtgttcttggtgttcatcttgacattcatagtgttcttgcatgcattatgcgttttgatccaaaatttttaagttttgggtcacaattgtgtttttctctctcataattaaaatttcaaaaatcaaaaaaatatcttttccttatttttctcataattttcgaaaatttgagttgacttagtcaaaaatttttaaaattaattgtttcttacaagtcaaatcaaattttcaattttaaaaaaaaatcttatcttttcaaaaactttttcaaaaatcatatcttttccatttttttcctttttttcgaaaattttaaaaatctttttcttatctttatatcaaattttcgaaaactcactaacaattaatgtgattgattcaaaaatttgaagtttgttactttcttgttaagaaatgttcaatctttaagttctagaatcttatcttgtagtttcttgttagtgaagtaagtgattttaaatttaaaaattaaatctttttcaaacataccttttctatcttattttcttatcttattttttatcatatctttttcaaaattttatctttttcaaaaatttgattttaaaatatcttatcttcttaccttcttatcttttcaattttaactttaatatctttttcaactaactatttgactttttgtttgtttcttatctttttcaaaataacttAACTACTTCTccatctctaattttcgaaaatctctcatctctttttcaaaaattctttttaattgttttaaattttaaattttaattttaattatatcttatctttaattttcaaaattactaactccttttcaaaaattaattttcgaattctccctctcttcttttcttctattttattatttatttactaacactacTCTTCACCTCCCTTCACCCGAAAAATCCGAACCCAGTCTatcccttgtgtttggattcttcacttttccttcttctattcttttcttcttctactaacataaaggaatctctatactgtgacatagaggattcctctttcttttcttgttttcttctctttcatatgagcaggaacaaggaaaaagacactcttgttgaagctgatctagaatctgaaaggactctgaagaggaaactaagagaagctaaattacaacaatccagaaacaacctttcagaaattttcgaacaagagaaggagatggcagccgaacccaacaacaataatgcaaggagaatgcttggtgacttcacaaaaccaacgtccaaatttgatggaagaagcatctccattcctgccattggagccaacaattttgagcttaaacctcaactagttgctttaatgcaacagaactgcaagttttatggacttccatctgaagatccttaccagtttttaactgagttcttgcagatttatgagactgttaagacaaatagagtagatcctgaagtctacaggctcgtgcttttcccttttgctgtaagaaacagagctagaacatggttggactcacaacctaaagatagcctggactcctgggataagctggtcacagttttcttggataaattctttcctcctcaaaagctgagcaagcttaaagtggatgttcagaccttcaagcaaaaggatggtgaatccctctatgaagcttgggaaagatacaagcagctgaccaaaaggtgtccatctgacatgttttcagaatggaccatattagatatattctattttggtctatctgagttttcgaaaatgtcactggaccattctgcaggtggatccattcacctaaagaaaacgcctgcagaagctcaagaacttattaacatggttgcaaataaccaattcatgtacacttctgagaggaattctgtgaataatgggacgccttagaggaagggagttcttgaaattgatgctctgaatgccatattggctcagaacaaagtgttgactcagcaagtcaacatgatttctcaaagtctgaatggatggaaaaatgcatccaacagtactaaagaagcttatgatcttgagaaccctgcaatagcagaggtaaattacataggtgaaccttatggaaacacctataactcatcatggagaaatcatccaaatttctcatggaaggatcaacaaaagcctcaacaaggctttaataatggtggaagaaataggctcagtaataacaagccttttccatcatcttctcagcaacagacaaaaaattctgaacagagcccctctaatttagcaaacttagtctctgatctgacaaaagccactttaagtttcatgagtgaaacaagatcctccatcagaaatctggaggcacaagtgggccagctgagtaagaaagtcattgaaactcctcccagtattctcccaagcaatacagaagagaatccaaaaggagagtgcaaggccattgatgtgatcaatatggccgaatgcacaagggaggagaaggacaaaaatcctagtgaggaagacctcctgggacgtctttcaaacaagaaggagttccccattgaggacctaaaggaatctgaggctcatatagagaccatagagattccactaaatctccttctgccattcatgagctctgaagactattcttcctcagaagaggatgaagatgtaactggagagcaagttgctcaatatctaggagctatcatgaagctgaatgccaagttgtttggtaatgagtgtaacaccctaatattcaaatccttatgctcgagtcataagtcaatgatattacggtggtacgactctcaggtggatttttaatatataaatatagttaatttcgaaaggagtattaatcgagaagcctgaaaagagtagaaataaaatcgcaaagacgtatcactcacgtttcgacaacgaaaagttaaaacgtgaagccgaaagcgatatacggacagggcataaaggagattaagagatagacaacagatagatatatataacataagtaatagccactagtcgcgacccgcgaagtttaggccggctagggtacagtatgaaagtagttgacaacagtatatcctaatctctcccaaaggaaacataagagcctctataggcaagttccaaaagagttcaacacataatataatcttttcaaaacaaaggtggagagattctaagcaaaacacaaagtagagaaaacaaatatcttcgccgtctcacagacgaaccacagctcacttctgagcacctggacctgtatctgaaaaacaagagatatatacggaatgagaaccccgggcccatgggttcccagtacggtaaaagtgccaaataaatacaatgcattgcaataaaaactcactaagcatcctaaactccttctcaccaaatatccagcctagattctcactaatccataaataggcatctgacgtaagggaatactaaatctagttcatattacacatgtttcccaactccctgattcttccacgaatcagactcagaatcataagcaaaaccatcaccagttgttctgcctcagcaactctatatcaatacatcataccctcgcctggagctagtgaaatcacatcactgcgtctacccagggggctcaaatgatctcattcaaaaatcatcatcattatgcaatcgcattatcaattcatctcatcaagaacagcccccaacatccaccaacaccatcatgagggatctctcaattgtacaaacacaagcaatacagacaagtaatacacaaataaggtactagtagaacaagtagcatgtaatcaggtaacatagcatatatgatatagaaatccaaaacaaataggcaaacccaaacaattcaaacatatgcaaatgatgtatgcctgccctatggctgatgatatcatctgtcggttatatagccaacccgacacgtcctggtagctaaccatggacagaaacaccccttgcggagcaagtaggtttgagctacaatccccttgctactacccgctcagcccagagccagtggaacaaccactactgcggctactacccaggcgggtgtttaacagctcaacctggagcgagtggattcaccactactaccgctactacccaggcgtcacaacctctgacctggagcaagtgggacaaaccacaacccttgctactgcccaggtatctcaagcattaacccggagcaagcgggacgaaccacaacccttgctactgcccaggtatctcaaaagcattgacccggagcaagcgggacgaaccacaacccttgctactgcccaggtatcttaagcatatattcattcaatctcaattcaaattatcaatcctcattgttatcaaatctcaaacattaacctggagcaagtgggacgaaccccaatccttactactacccaggtatcagagttacattcattcaaaactccataattaactcatttatcataaacatccctttccgtctcatacccggagcaagtggacaacgccactgcctactacccggtgttacacatcacatttcaacattttccattattatccattcaacacattcattcattaatcatatatgcatttatactcagccataatcaataatggctttgccgtgacccggcaataactcagccatccggctcatggttcaatcaagaaccagccatttatcaatagatatagcccttcggctcatggcatacacggtac from Arachis stenosperma cultivar V10309 chromosome 9, arast.V10309.gnm1.PFL2, whole genome shotgun sequence encodes the following:
- the LOC130949710 gene encoding uncharacterized protein LOC130949710, producing MTLFTDKKFKEFLSGLGTKQKFSSVEHVQRNGQVESANKVILKGLKKRLEGKKGSWADKLASVLWSYRTSPQSSTSETPFRLTYGVDAIILVKIGEPSPRLLLGGGSKAVEKDLVDETRQMTHLTDTAIKQRIALRYNGKVLRRSLGEGDLVLRRNNIGPPTPREGKLATNREGPYRVREVLGKGAYKLEKLNGNEVPRTWDMANLRRFYS